Proteins encoded in a region of the Chitinophagales bacterium genome:
- a CDS encoding efflux RND transporter permease subunit, which translates to MSTILNNKERVAIIERSAHQVGRPIFFSTIIIIVSFLPVFLLTGQEYKLFSPLAFTKTFVLLGSAVLAITLVPVLMVIFLKGKIRPENKNPVTNFFNRLYAPVLHFALKYKKLVLVINIAALIIAVPMFIKTGSEFMPPLDEGSILFMPVTLPDVSNSEVKRILQLQDKIIKSVPEVDNVLGKAGRANTATDNAPISMVETMVILKPRSQWRPGITKDDIINELNAKLQIPGVVNGFTQPIINRINMLSTGIRTDVGLKVYGQNLDSIYKLATQMKNSLQGIDGVKDLYVEPIVGGKYLDIQIKKEVIGRYGLSEDDVNTFIETALGGMNLTTTVEGRQRFNVNARFAQDYRNNLDAIKQLTIQTADNGSIPLSLIADVKLSEGPPMINSENAMLRGTVLFNVRNRDLGSTVKESQQKLNDLFKKLPNGYSIEWSGQWENKIHADQSLRIIIPLVLILIFLLLVFIYRSWKEAMITSLSVPFALIGGVYLVYFYGVNYSVAVAVGFIALLGVAVETGVLMVIYLDEAITKMKKDKGDKPITQNDLKDAVIEGSAKRLRPKLMTVATALFGLIPILFSHETGSDVMVPIALPMIGGMITSTIHVLIVTPIIFLITKERELKKHGTIEVLGFKH; encoded by the coding sequence ATGAGTACCATTTTAAATAATAAAGAACGGGTAGCCATCATCGAAAGATCAGCACACCAGGTTGGGCGCCCCATCTTTTTTTCTACCATCATCATCATAGTATCATTCCTGCCGGTGTTTCTGCTCACAGGCCAGGAATACAAATTGTTTTCACCATTGGCATTCACCAAAACGTTTGTGTTGCTGGGTTCGGCAGTATTGGCGATTACCCTAGTGCCGGTGTTGATGGTCATCTTTTTGAAAGGAAAGATCAGGCCTGAAAACAAAAATCCTGTCACCAACTTTTTCAATCGCCTGTATGCACCGGTATTGCATTTTGCATTGAAATATAAAAAGCTCGTGCTTGTTATCAACATCGCTGCATTGATCATTGCCGTTCCGATGTTCATTAAAACGGGTTCAGAATTTATGCCGCCATTGGATGAAGGTTCTATTCTATTTATGCCTGTCACCCTTCCGGATGTTTCTAATTCAGAAGTAAAGCGGATTCTGCAATTGCAGGATAAGATCATTAAGTCCGTTCCTGAAGTAGATAATGTGTTGGGCAAAGCAGGAAGAGCAAATACTGCGACCGACAACGCTCCCATCAGCATGGTAGAAACAATGGTGATTTTAAAACCCAGATCGCAATGGCGCCCGGGCATAACAAAAGATGATATCATCAATGAACTCAATGCAAAACTCCAGATTCCCGGTGTGGTGAATGGCTTCACGCAACCGATCATCAATCGCATCAACATGCTTTCAACAGGAATAAGGACGGATGTCGGGTTGAAAGTGTACGGGCAAAATCTCGACAGCATTTACAAATTAGCAACTCAAATGAAAAATTCTTTACAGGGAATTGACGGCGTGAAAGATTTATACGTGGAACCGATTGTTGGCGGAAAATATCTCGACATTCAAATAAAGAAAGAAGTGATTGGCAGATATGGATTGAGTGAGGATGATGTGAACACTTTTATTGAAACAGCATTGGGCGGAATGAATTTGACAACTACTGTTGAAGGAAGACAACGCTTTAATGTGAATGCGCGATTTGCACAGGATTACCGAAATAATCTTGATGCGATTAAACAACTCACTATTCAAACAGCGGATAACGGATCCATTCCCCTTTCGCTCATTGCGGATGTGAAATTATCGGAGGGACCTCCGATGATCAATTCTGAAAATGCGATGTTGAGAGGAACCGTTTTATTCAATGTGCGCAACCGCGATTTAGGAAGCACCGTAAAAGAATCACAACAAAAACTGAATGATCTTTTCAAAAAACTTCCCAACGGATATAGTATAGAATGGAGCGGGCAATGGGAAAATAAAATTCACGCCGATCAGAGCTTGCGCATCATTATTCCCCTTGTGCTCATTCTTATTTTCCTCCTGCTCGTTTTCATTTATCGCTCCTGGAAAGAGGCAATGATCACTTCCTTAAGTGTCCCGTTTGCGTTGATCGGTGGCGTGTACCTGGTCTATTTCTACGGAGTAAATTATTCGGTGGCAGTTGCTGTGGGTTTCATTGCGTTACTTGGTGTTGCAGTAGAAACTGGAGTGCTGATGGTTATCTATTTGGATGAAGCCATCACAAAAATGAAAAAAGACAAGGGAGATAAACCCATTACTCAAAATGATCTTAAAGATGCCGTGATCGAAGGGTCTGCAAAAAGGTTACGCCCGAAGTTGATGACGGTTGCCACTGCCCTATTTGGCTTGATACCAATTCTTTTCTCTCACGAAACAGGAAGTGATGTAATGGTACCCATTGCATTACCCATGATTGGTGGCATGATCACCTCCACCATTCATGTGCTCATTGTTACTCCCATCATTTTTTTAATCACCAAAGAACGCGAATTAAAAAAGCACGGTACTATTGAAGTGCTTGGTTTTAAACATTAA
- a CDS encoding TolC family protein, whose translation MKKIIASLVLLLVAHWSQGQVLTLDSVLNRIEKNNPQLKVYEANILADSAYASGAKSWDAPTIQAGIWNTPYGHFFNSDYKNSGQLMFAAEQSIPNPGKLKAKQNFLNAKGSVQSANRSYALNQLLSEAKLNYYNWVILKRKQSVLISIDSLLTFIIKDAELRYPYNQDNLSSVYKAKAELFELNIEQVMNENEIQQKQIALSTLMNRDKNFVFDVDTNIVVRDYQTTLIDTTSINKFRSDIRSIDQSINVQLLNQKAELSNLKPDFGIRCEHMQTFGNQPLFYSILGMVTIPIAPWSKKQYHSNAAGMQYEIEAMQNQKQSIVNETAGKLQSIQTDISNKKIQLEMYHKNIIPALQNNYHTTLLAYEQNKEDFFVVLDAIRAMSDAQLENLNLQQEQLQLQVSYDQEIEQR comes from the coding sequence ATGAAAAAAATTATTGCATCACTCGTATTACTCTTAGTCGCTCATTGGAGCCAGGGACAGGTTCTTACGCTCGATAGTGTTTTGAATCGAATTGAAAAAAATAATCCGCAATTGAAGGTTTACGAGGCAAACATTCTTGCAGACAGCGCTTATGCATCAGGTGCAAAAAGTTGGGACGCGCCAACGATACAAGCCGGGATATGGAATACGCCATATGGTCATTTCTTCAATAGTGATTACAAAAACTCTGGACAACTCATGTTTGCTGCGGAACAATCCATTCCGAACCCCGGCAAGCTAAAAGCAAAACAAAATTTCCTGAACGCAAAAGGTTCAGTTCAAAGTGCTAATCGCAGCTATGCGTTAAACCAACTCTTATCTGAAGCAAAATTGAATTACTACAATTGGGTGATTCTGAAAAGAAAACAAAGTGTGCTCATTTCCATTGACAGCTTGCTCACCTTCATCATCAAAGATGCAGAGTTGCGATATCCCTACAACCAGGACAATCTTAGCAGCGTGTACAAAGCGAAGGCTGAACTCTTTGAATTGAATATTGAGCAGGTGATGAATGAAAATGAAATCCAACAAAAGCAGATAGCACTGAGCACATTGATGAATCGCGATAAGAATTTTGTGTTCGATGTGGATACAAATATCGTAGTGAGAGATTATCAAACCACTTTAATTGATACCACAAGCATTAATAAATTCAGAAGCGACATTCGCTCCATCGATCAAAGCATCAATGTTCAGTTGCTCAACCAGAAGGCTGAACTCTCCAATCTCAAACCTGATTTCGGTATCCGCTGTGAGCACATGCAAACCTTCGGAAATCAACCTCTGTTCTATTCAATTCTTGGAATGGTTACCATACCGATAGCACCTTGGTCGAAGAAGCAATATCATTCGAATGCTGCCGGCATGCAATATGAAATAGAGGCAATGCAAAATCAAAAGCAATCCATCGTAAACGAAACGGCGGGTAAACTGCAATCTATTCAGACTGATATTTCAAATAAGAAAATACAGTTAGAGATGTATCACAAAAACATCATTCCAGCATTGCAAAATAATTATCATACTACGTTACTCGCCTATGAGCAGAACAAAGAAGATTTTTTTGTGGTGCTGGATGCTATCCGTGCTATGAGCGACGCGCAATTAGAGAATCTGAATTTGCAACAGGAACAGTTACAATTGCAAGTGAGCTACGACCAGGAAATTGAACAACGATAA
- a CDS encoding efflux RND transporter periplasmic adaptor subunit: protein MKRKILIIGLAVLVFASCKKPSSSASGNSNPVDISSVTAPTDQSVVASVSTTKPMVKTFSDTITAQGYIDYDTRTFNTITTLYGGRIDKLNVKYAYQEIHKGELLFQIYSPDIVNAEDNLIFILVNDADNATLINAAKQKLRTLGLNEKQIEKVVATKKADNALPVYSQYDGHIHEMNSSMMSTADGINKNLSDALLSLKEGMYVEKGQALFNVVNAHHVWAILKIYQNDIRKIQLHQSMEISMQDEPGMSWNAHVDFIEPAFSDGSKTLNVRVYTENMMHTFKVGSRVVAKIKTDSITGLWIPKSATVDLGNNWVVFLKNKTVFQSRKIQTGASAGDFIQIINGITSDDEIASKAQFLIDSESFIKTSNREN from the coding sequence ATGAAAAGAAAGATTTTAATCATCGGTTTGGCAGTGCTCGTTTTTGCTTCCTGCAAAAAACCTTCATCTTCCGCAAGTGGAAATTCCAATCCTGTTGACATAAGCAGTGTCACTGCTCCCACCGATCAATCCGTAGTTGCTTCGGTTTCAACCACTAAACCAATGGTGAAAACATTCAGCGACACCATTACCGCCCAGGGATACATTGATTATGATACGCGCACCTTCAACACCATTACAACGTTATATGGCGGTCGCATTGACAAGTTGAATGTAAAGTATGCGTATCAGGAAATTCATAAAGGAGAATTGCTCTTCCAAATTTACAGTCCCGACATTGTAAATGCAGAAGACAATCTCATTTTCATTCTGGTAAACGATGCAGATAACGCTACCCTCATCAATGCCGCAAAGCAAAAATTACGAACACTTGGATTGAATGAAAAGCAAATTGAAAAAGTAGTTGCCACAAAAAAAGCGGATAACGCGTTGCCGGTTTACAGCCAATACGATGGGCACATTCATGAAATGAATAGCTCTATGATGAGCACCGCTGACGGAATAAATAAAAATCTTTCTGATGCTTTGCTATCACTCAAAGAAGGAATGTATGTTGAAAAAGGGCAAGCATTATTCAACGTGGTAAATGCGCATCATGTTTGGGCAATCCTGAAAATTTATCAAAATGATATCCGCAAGATCCAACTGCATCAATCTATGGAAATTTCCATGCAGGATGAACCGGGTATGTCATGGAATGCGCACGTTGATTTTATTGAACCTGCTTTCAGCGATGGCAGTAAAACACTTAATGTTCGGGTGTACACCGAAAACATGATGCACACGTTTAAAGTAGGTTCAAGAGTAGTGGCAAAAATTAAAACAGATAGCATTACAGGATTATGGATTCCAAAATCGGCTACGGTTGATTTGGGAAATAATTGGGTAGTGTTTCTGAAAAACAAAACTGTTTTTCAGTCAAGAAAAATTCAAACCGGTGCAAGCGCAGGCGATTTCATTCAGATTATAAATGGAATAACATCCGATGATGAAATTGCTTCTAAAGCACAATTTTTAATTGACAGCGAAAGCTTCATAAAAACTTCAAACCGCGAAAACTAA
- a CDS encoding efflux RND transporter periplasmic adaptor subunit gives MSIAKRYSVATIIAFVIFVGSIFLLSSCISMEKDDTDANVYYTCSMDPQVHEQHPGKCPICHMELTKVEMSPEDMNEVKLSAEQMRLGNIHTDTMKLQNVSDEKILNGTAVINAQNVQQISSRISGRIDHLYFKNTGEVIHKGDHLYDIFSQELQAAQQEFLLAIAKKKTLGNNEINYEDLMAFAKNKLLLAGMSEKQIEPLQSSGTVQLSVPVYSLVNGTITNALVHEGDYVNMGSELFELADLSSLWIEAQVYSNQVDMLHNQEYAEVKIAAFPNEIIKGKIDFENPELVAQSEINLVRIKVLNPTGKYQPGMMAYVVLRGKNSKSFLIPSDAVMHDSKNSWVWIKNQKENFEIRMINTGISRNDSTEIISAINEGDIVVTSGAYLINSEYTFRNGTNPLQGMNMPNMKM, from the coding sequence ATGAGCATTGCAAAAAGGTATTCAGTCGCCACCATAATTGCTTTCGTAATTTTCGTGGGCAGTATATTTCTTCTTTCTTCTTGCATCAGTATGGAAAAAGACGACACCGATGCGAATGTCTATTACACGTGTTCGATGGATCCGCAGGTACATGAGCAGCATCCGGGTAAATGTCCAATCTGTCATATGGAGCTGACTAAAGTTGAAATGTCACCTGAAGATATGAATGAGGTAAAACTTAGTGCCGAGCAGATGCGGTTAGGAAACATTCATACCGATACAATGAAGCTTCAAAATGTAAGCGATGAAAAAATTCTCAACGGCACCGCAGTGATAAACGCTCAAAATGTTCAACAGATCAGTTCACGAATCAGCGGGAGAATTGATCATCTGTATTTTAAAAACACAGGCGAAGTAATTCATAAAGGCGATCATCTCTATGATATTTTCAGTCAGGAGTTACAGGCAGCACAGCAAGAATTTCTTTTGGCTATTGCCAAAAAGAAAACGCTTGGCAATAATGAAATCAATTATGAGGATCTTATGGCTTTTGCAAAAAATAAATTACTGCTTGCAGGCATGAGTGAAAAACAAATTGAACCCCTTCAATCATCAGGTACGGTTCAATTATCCGTTCCTGTTTACAGTTTGGTAAATGGTACTATAACCAATGCTTTAGTTCATGAAGGTGATTATGTGAACATGGGAAGCGAGCTTTTTGAGCTTGCCGATCTTTCATCTTTATGGATAGAGGCGCAGGTGTACAGCAATCAAGTGGACATGTTGCACAACCAGGAATATGCAGAAGTAAAAATTGCAGCGTTCCCGAATGAAATCATCAAAGGTAAAATAGATTTTGAAAACCCTGAACTTGTTGCACAAAGCGAAATCAATTTAGTGCGAATAAAAGTGCTGAATCCAACCGGCAAATATCAACCGGGCATGATGGCATACGTCGTGCTAAGAGGAAAAAATTCAAAGTCATTTTTAATTCCATCCGATGCGGTAATGCATGATTCAAAAAATAGTTGGGTATGGATCAAAAATCAAAAAGAAAATTTTGAAATAAGAATGATAAATACCGGTATTAGTCGCAATGATAGTACCGAAATCATTTCAGCCATAAATGAAGGTGATATAGTAGTTACCTCCGGCGCATATCTGATTAATAGCGAATACACCTTTCGTAATGGAACTAATCCTTTGCAGGGAATGAATATGCCAAATATGAAAATGTAG
- a CDS encoding helix-turn-helix transcriptional regulator — MNKNTCNRIFADISQINNCREKLKANDKSFAQSGQILSLAGSEVRLKILYLLEEENELCPCDLSDILGMSIPAVSQHLRKLKDGNIIESRKEGQTIFYSLKKEHLKILRSFFKIINHENLKLQPV; from the coding sequence ATGAACAAAAACACTTGCAATCGCATCTTTGCTGATATTAGTCAAATCAATAACTGCCGTGAGAAATTAAAAGCTAATGATAAATCATTCGCGCAGTCAGGTCAGATTCTTTCACTGGCAGGCAGCGAAGTGCGTTTGAAAATCCTTTATCTGTTAGAAGAAGAAAATGAGCTTTGCCCTTGCGATCTCAGCGACATACTTGGAATGAGCATTCCCGCAGTTTCACAGCATTTGCGCAAATTGAAAGATGGAAATATAATTGAATCAAGAAAAGAAGGTCAGACAATTTTTTATTCGCTAAAAAAAGAACACTTGAAAATTCTGCGCTCCTTTTTCAAAATTATTAATCATGAAAACCTTAAACTTCAACCTGTATGA
- the merTP gene encoding mercuric transport protein MerTP, with translation MNVKAKSDSGLLAGIIAAVAGSLCCIIPVIALIGGLAGAAASFSWIEPLRPYLISLTVLIFGFAWYQKLKPQPVDDCGCEVDEKPNFIQSKIFLGLITIFSVLMITFPYYSKIFFTDNAKLVVVADQSNIQTAEFKISGMSCSSCEQEVKHEVNKVNGLVKAEVSYEKAFAQIQFDNSKTNASEIEKAINSTGYQVTSSTIKK, from the coding sequence ATGAATGTGAAAGCAAAGTCAGATAGTGGTTTGTTGGCAGGCATAATTGCTGCTGTCGCAGGTTCATTATGCTGTATCATTCCTGTAATTGCTTTAATAGGCGGACTTGCTGGAGCAGCCGCTTCATTCAGTTGGATTGAACCCTTACGCCCTTATCTGATCAGTTTAACCGTGCTTATTTTCGGATTCGCCTGGTATCAGAAATTAAAACCTCAGCCGGTTGATGATTGTGGGTGTGAAGTGGATGAAAAACCAAATTTCATTCAATCAAAAATATTTCTTGGCCTCATTACAATTTTTTCAGTGCTTATGATCACATTTCCATACTACTCAAAAATATTTTTTACTGACAATGCAAAACTGGTTGTTGTAGCTGACCAGTCAAACATTCAGACGGCCGAATTTAAAATCTCAGGAATGAGTTGCAGCAGTTGTGAACAGGAAGTAAAGCACGAAGTCAACAAAGTAAATGGACTTGTCAAAGCTGAGGTATCGTATGAAAAGGCATTTGCGCAAATCCAGTTCGACAATTCTAAAACGAATGCCAGTGAAATAGAAAAAGCAATTAACTCCACAGGTTATCAGGTTACAAGTTCTACAATCAAAAAATAA
- a CDS encoding thermonuclease family protein, whose product MTYNPGRAATVFLFSVQPLGVHVTLYTEDNNFYDYYKRQLAYVILPDGSCLNKLLIREGYAKPEAEYYCKMLLEYERINFATQQARQGLYALAPLF is encoded by the coding sequence ATTACTTATAACCCTGGAAGGGCTGCTACAGTATTTTTATTCAGTGTTCAGCCACTGGGTGTACATGTAACGTTATACACCGAGGATAATAATTTTTACGATTATTATAAGCGACAGTTAGCATACGTGATACTTCCTGATGGAAGCTGTTTAAATAAACTGTTGATTCGTGAAGGATACGCAAAACCAGAGGCTGAATACTACTGCAAAATGTTGTTAGAATATGAGCGAATTAATTTCGCTACACAGCAAGCCAGACAAGGATTGTATGCTCTTGCACCGTTATTTTAG
- a CDS encoding isoaspartyl peptidase/L-asparaginase — protein sequence MKKFAIAVHGGAGTIFKKILTSEKEKNYRAALELGIEAGYRILENNGSAIDAVEAAVECLEDYPYFNAGKGSVFNHEGKHEMDASIMDGSDLKAGAVAGIKHVKNPIALAKEIMLHSEHVFLCGEGAEEFARERNLRLEGDDYFFNQERYNQWQHALKHDVITLDHGGEKKYGTVGAVALDGYGNLAAATSTGGITNKRFGRVGDSPVIGAGTYANNSTCAISCTGHGEFFIRAVVAYDVHALMEYKDMLLREACDLVVHKKLVSLGAEGGLIAIDRFCNIEMPFNSEGMYRGYRKSGGLAVTAIYADNQT from the coding sequence TTGAAAAAATTTGCAATTGCCGTGCATGGCGGAGCCGGCACCATTTTTAAAAAAATCCTGACTTCGGAAAAAGAAAAAAATTACCGGGCAGCCCTGGAATTGGGCATAGAAGCAGGTTACAGGATTCTGGAAAACAATGGAAGTGCCATTGATGCAGTAGAAGCTGCGGTGGAATGCCTAGAAGATTATCCTTACTTCAATGCAGGCAAGGGTTCTGTCTTTAACCATGAGGGAAAGCACGAAATGGACGCCTCTATTATGGATGGTTCTGATCTGAAAGCAGGTGCGGTAGCGGGTATAAAGCATGTAAAAAACCCCATCGCCCTGGCTAAAGAGATAATGCTTCATTCAGAGCATGTTTTTTTATGCGGCGAAGGTGCCGAAGAATTCGCCCGTGAAAGAAATCTTCGGCTGGAAGGTGATGACTATTTTTTTAACCAGGAACGATACAATCAATGGCAGCACGCCTTAAAGCACGATGTTATTACACTTGACCACGGCGGAGAAAAAAAATACGGAACGGTAGGAGCAGTAGCTCTCGATGGTTATGGGAACCTTGCAGCGGCGACTTCGACGGGCGGTATTACCAACAAGCGCTTCGGACGGGTAGGGGACAGCCCTGTAATTGGAGCCGGCACGTATGCTAATAACAGTACGTGTGCGATATCGTGCACCGGCCATGGAGAATTTTTTATCCGGGCTGTAGTAGCCTATGATGTACATGCCTTAATGGAATATAAAGACATGCTGCTGCGGGAGGCCTGCGACCTTGTTGTGCATAAAAAATTAGTTTCCCTGGGAGCAGAGGGCGGATTGATTGCCATTGACCGGTTTTGCAATATTGAAATGCCTTTTAATTCTGAAGGCATGTACCGCGGATACCGGAAGAGTGGCGGATTGGCTGTTACAGCAATCTATGCCGACAACCAGACATAA